From Chionomys nivalis chromosome 21, mChiNiv1.1, whole genome shotgun sequence, a single genomic window includes:
- the LOC130863914 gene encoding protein phosphatase 1 regulatory subunit 14B-like, whose amino-acid sequence MIQPQLASELGSFSHLCLGPRRGAARSGARELTGASGPEPAGGRPGGGGAGRGPSAHVAPAAATADSGPAGGAALAAPAPGPGSGSTGPRVYFQSPPGAAGEGPGGADDDGRVRRQGKVTVKYDRKELRKRLNLEEWILEQLTRLYDCQEEEIPELEIDVDELLDMESDDTRAARVKELLVDCYKPTEAFISGLLDKIRGMQKLSTPQKK is encoded by the exons ATGATTCAGCCCCAGCTAGCatcagaacttggcagcttcagccat ctctgtctcggCCCTCGCCGCGGAGCCGCGCGGAGCGGAGCCCGCGAGCTAACCGGAGCCAGCGGCCCGGAGCCAGCCGGCGGGCGTCCGGGAGGCGGCGGCGCAGGGAGGGGCCCGAGCGCGCACGTGGCCCCGGCGGCCGCCACGGCGGACAGCGGCCCCGCGGGGGGCGCGGCATTGGCTGCCCCGGCTCCCGGGCCGGGCAGTGGGAGCACGGGGCCTCGTGTCTACTTCCAGAGCCCCCCCGGGGCGGCCGGCGAAGGCCCGGGGGGCGCGGATGATGATGGCCGGGTGAGACGGCAAGGGAAGGTCACCGTCAAGTACGACCGCAAGGAGCTACGAAAGCGCCTCAACCTGGAGGAGTGGATCTTAGAACAGCTCACGCGTCTCTACGACTGCCAGGAGGAGGAGATCCCAGAGCTGGAGATAGATGTGGATGAACTCTTGGACATGGAAAGCGATGATACCCGGGCTGCTAGAGTGAAGGAGCTGTTAGTTGACTGTTACAAACCCACTGAGGCCTTCATCTCTGGCCTGCTGGACAAGATCCGGGGCATGCAGAAGCTGAGCACACCCCAGAAGAAGTAA